GACCAGGTGTTTTCACATATCAAGTGGGTGCAGTGGATTAAGGAAGTGCTCGGTGTTGAGATTAAGTTCCCAGTAATCGCAGACGATAGGGGACAGATAGCTGAACTCTTCGGTATGATTCACCCGGGAAAGGGTACAAACACTGTGAGGGCGGTATTCATAATCGATCCGAACGGTGTTCTTAGAGCGTCCCTGTATTATCCACAGGAGCTTGGAAGGAATATGGACGAAATACTGAGAATGATTAAGGGATTGCAAGTTAATGATCAGTACAAAGTTGCTCTTCCTGCAAACTGGCCGAACAACGAGCTTATCGGTGATGAAGTGATAATTCCACCTGCAAGCGACTGCGAAACGGCAGCAAAGAGGCTGCAAGAGTACAAGGGATTCGATTGGTGGTTCGTTCACAAGAAGCTTTAATAGATCAGATATCTAAACAAGAAGGCTCCGGTTGATCCGGAGCCTTATGTTTATTTCCTTACTTATTAAACTTTCTGCGTCTTCCAGATGTCTCTTACGTACTCTTCTATCGTTCTATCGCTTGAGAATTTTCCGCTTCTTGCGATGTTCAGCAGTGATTTTCTGTTCCATTCTTGTTTATTTAAGAACAGCTCCTCAATTTTTTTGTGCGCCTGTGCGTATGCATCGAAGTCCGCGAGTACAAAGTATTGATCTGGCATTGGTGCGTGTTTCCCATAAATTAATGTTTCGAATATGTCTTCGAAAAGTTCAGGTGTTTCCGGAGTAAAGTAACCCGTCCTGACCATGTCGAGTACTTTTCTTATTTTTT
The sequence above is drawn from the Fervidobacterium gondwanense DSM 13020 genome and encodes:
- a CDS encoding peroxiredoxin is translated as MGLPLIGERAPEFTAKTTHGVINFPKDYEGKWVVLFSHPADFTPVCTTEFVAFQKRYDEFKKLNAELIGLSIDQVFSHIKWVQWIKEVLGVEIKFPVIADDRGQIAELFGMIHPGKGTNTVRAVFIIDPNGVLRASLYYPQELGRNMDEILRMIKGLQVNDQYKVALPANWPNNELIGDEVIIPPASDCETAAKRLQEYKGFDWWFVHKKL